One region of Vigna angularis cultivar LongXiaoDou No.4 chromosome 10, ASM1680809v1, whole genome shotgun sequence genomic DNA includes:
- the LOC108335227 gene encoding RING-H2 finger protein ATL8, translated as MTRMLRILKSADNATAVAGAAPPPEAVALESDFVVILAALLCALICVVGLVAVARCAWLRRGPGGGNSPRQAVVNKGLKKKVLQSLPRFAYVDSNPSKWVATTECAICLGDFAPGDEIRVLPQCGHGFHVSCIDRWLGSHSSCPSCRQVLAVARCQKCGRFPATASRSGASEPELKSREDSNAASISNCSNNNGDGGGSGNHANHHHSHHSDSGFLP; from the coding sequence ATGACGCGCATGCTCAGAATTCTCAAATCTGCCGACAACGCCACGGCTGTTGCAGGGGCGGCTCCGCCGCCGGAGGCGGTGGCCCTGGAGTCCGATTTCGTGGTGATTCTGGCGGCTCTCCTGTGCGCTTTAATCTGCGTGGTGGGACTAGTAGCCGTGGCGCGGTGCGCGTGGCTACGGCGAGGGCCGGGTGGAGGAAACTCGCCGCGGCAAGCGGTGGTGAACAAGGGGTTGAAGAAGAAGGTGCTGCAGTCGCTGCCGAGGTTCGCGTACGTGGACAGCAACCCGAGCAAGTGGGTGGCGACGACGGAATGCGCGATTTGCCTCGGTGATTTCGCCCCCGGCGACGAGATTCGTGTTCTTCCGCAGTGCGGCCACGGCTTCCACGTGTCCTGCATCGACAGGTGGCTGGGGTCCCACTCCTCCTGCCCTTCCTGCCGCCAGGTCCTCGCCGTCGCCAGGTGTCAGAAGTGCGGCCGCTTTCCGGCCACCGCCTCAAGAAGCGGCGCCAGCGAGCCCGAATTAAAGTCCAGAGAAGACAGCAATGCTGCTTCGATAAGTAATTGCAGTAATAACAACGGTGATGGCGGTGGAAGTGGTAATCACGCGAATCATCACCATAGCCACCACTCTGACAGTGGGTTCTTGCCGTGA
- the LOC108336068 gene encoding monosaccharide-sensing protein 3: MMEVVIVALAATLGNLLMGWDNSTVAAGMTYIKKEFVVDATIEGIIVSMSFITGTIVTIFSGAVSDMVGRRPMLITSSVMYFLSGLVMFFAPNVAVILVARIVDGVAIALAVTLNPLYISEVAPADIRGQLNTFTQFACSGGMFLAYVMVFFMSLTDSPSWRLMLGVISIPAVAYFLLTVFYLPESPRWLVSKGRLLEAEKVLKRLRGTDDVSGELALLAEGLSPGGEATSIEEYVVAPASEILVNQEAGKDYIKLYGPNEGVTMVAQPVNGQGSLISRSMLSQQGSFGGLSSTGLKDPIVNLFGSLHESNLPESGGSRSMLIHNANSIFSMGEPDSPFGTNDNLHAPLMSFQGGAGERAHGSKDMLGMRSTSSLRSNSSLAHGNAVETPKNTNIGGGWQLVYKSADGVGGGKREGLQRVYLHAEPTAVSHSQHVSSFVSTSGYDIPIDGGEAYQAAALVSQSVLGTHDLLHLPEVAAKGSKWRALLEPGVKRALVVGIGLQILQQAAGINGFLYYAPQILEQAEIGALLSNLGLSSASASFLVTIITTFCMLPCIALAIRLMDISGRRSIMLYTIPILIVCLLALIIKQFLELNSVINAAITCISVVVYESVFCMGFGVIPNIICAEIFPTSVRGICISLTSLTFWGCTLIVTLVFPTLLQLLGPPGVFGLFVLGCIISWTFVYLKVPETKGMPLEVIIEFFALGAKPGTDPAAIGIK, encoded by the exons ATGATGGAAGTTGTGATTGTTGCACTTGCGGCCACACTTGGGAATCTTCTGATGGGATGGGATAATTCAACTGTTGCAG CTGGTATGACCTACATCAAGAAGGAGTTCGTAGTGGACGCGACAATTGAAGGGATAATTGTGTCCATGTCGTTTATAACCGGTACTATTGTGACAATATTCTCCGGGGCAGTGTCCGATATGGTTGGAAGACGTCCTATGCTGATAACATCTTCTGTAATGTATTTCCTGAGTGGTCTGGTAATGTTTTTTGCTCCTAATGTTGCCGTTATTCTGGTAGCGAGGATAGTGGATGGGGTTGCCATTGCTCTGGCTGTTACTCTTAATCCTCTCTACATATCTGAGGTAGCACCGGCCGATATCAGAGGCCAATTGAACACTTTCACTCAGTTTGCTTGTTCTGGTGGAATGTTTTTGGCTTACGTTATGGTGTTCTTTATGTCCTTGACTGACTCACCAAGTTGGAGACTCATGCTTGGAGTTATTTCAATTCCTGCTGTTGCCTACTTTTTACTGACTGTCTTTTACCTGCCCGAGTCTCCAAGATGGCTTGTGAGTAAAGGCCGGCTACTTGAGGCTGAAAAGGTTCTGAAAAGGCTTCGTGGCACTGATGATGTTTCAG GGGAATTGGCGTTGCTGGCTGAGGGTCTCAGCCCTGGGGGTGAAGCCACTTCCATAGAAGAGTATGTAGTTGCCCCAGCTAGCGAGATTCTTGTTAACCAGGAAGCTGGAAAAGATTATATAAAGTTATATGGTCCCAATGAGGGGGTTACAATGGTTGCTCAGCCGGTGAATGGACAGGGTAGCTTGATATCCCGTAGTATGTTGTCTCAGCAAGGAAGCTTTGGGGGTCTATCTAGTACTGGTCTTAAGGATCCTATTGTCAATCTCTTCGGAAGTTTGCATGAGAGTAATCTCCCTGAGAGTGGAGGTTCACGCAGCATGCTAATTCATAATGCCAACAGTATCTTTAGCATGGGAGAGCCAGATTCTCCCTTTGGTACCAATGACAACCTGCATGCGCCACTAATGTCATTTCAAGGGGGTGCTGGTGAAAGGGCTCATGGATCCAAGGACATGTTGGGTATGAGGAGCACAAGCAGCTTGAGAAGTAATAGTAGTTTAGCTCATGGGAATGCGGTTGAAACTCCTAAAAATACAAACATTGGTGGAGGTTGGCAGTTGGTTTATAAATCAGCTGATGGTGTTGGGGGTGGGAAAAGAGAAGGGCTCCAAAGGGTTTATTTGCATGCGGAACCTACTGCAGTGTCTCACTCTCAGCATGTTTCATCATTTGTTTCAACTTCTGGCTATGACATACCAATAGATGGCGGTGAAGCGTATCAAGCTGCTGCTCTTGTTAGTCAGTCAGTTCTAGGAACTCATGATTTGTTGCATCTGCCAGAAGTTGCGGCAAAAGGCTCAAAATGGAGAGCTCTGCTAGAACCAGGAGTCAAGCGTGCATTAGTTGTTGGCATAGGACTTCAAATTCTTCAACAG GCTGCTGGCATAAATGGCTTTCTGTACTATGCTCCCCAGATTCTTGAACAGGCAGAAATAGGAGCTCTTTTATCAAATTTGGGCCTTAGTTCTGCATCTGCTTCTTTTCTTGTAACTATCATTACAACATTCTGTATGCTTCCTTGTATAGCTCTTGCAATAAGACTCATGGATATTTCTGGCAGGAG GTCTATCATGCTGTACACAATACCCATTTTGATAGTTTGCCTCCTGGCACTAATAATCAAGCAGTTCTTGGAACTAAATTCTGTGATCAATGCTGCAATCACTTGTATCAGTGTTGTGGTTTATGAAAGCGTCTTCTGCATGGGCTTTGGCGTTATTCCAAACATCATATGTGCTGAAATCTTCCCAACAAGTGTTCGTGGAATCTGCATTTCCCTGACTTCTCTTACATTTTGGGGTTGTACCTTGATTGTGACCTTAGTATTCCCCACCTTGCTCCAGCTTCTCGGCCCCCCTGGTGTCTTTGGGTTATTTGTCCTTGGCTGCATCATTTCATGGACATTTGTCTACCTCAAAGTTCCTGAAACAAAAGGCATGCCTTTAGAagttattattgaattttttgcTCTTGGTGCAAAACCTGGTACTGATCCTGCAGCAATTGGAATCAAATAG